Proteins encoded within one genomic window of Paraglaciecola psychrophila 170:
- the nlpI gene encoding lipoprotein NlpI: MYKRLSSIILLSSLLFGCVSNSGSIQESRQMGNLLLAEPAPMNPRSQLAIARYSHILANTDLEDEQKAQLLHQRGTLYDSVGLSGLAQYDFNLAIRLKPDLAEAYNSMGVHYTQQMDFIQAYEAFDATLDINPDMEFAFLNRGIALYYGGRPDLAVRDFGTFYNKNASDPYRALWSYLASSEIDKPQAMIELAQQRKNLDEDNWATQLVDLYLERTTEGELLNTLIIGVTSQQQLTDRLCEAYFYLGKYHSARGNRGVASNYFKLALSTNVFEYVEHRYARLELNLLRDEANKNTTNELQTQ; encoded by the coding sequence ATGTATAAACGTCTCAGCAGCATCATTTTACTCAGCTCACTCTTATTTGGTTGTGTATCCAACAGCGGCTCAATACAAGAAAGCAGGCAAATGGGCAATTTGTTATTGGCCGAACCTGCACCTATGAACCCGCGCTCACAACTTGCCATTGCCCGTTATAGCCATATTTTGGCTAACACCGACTTGGAAGACGAGCAAAAGGCACAATTGCTACATCAGCGCGGCACCTTGTATGACAGTGTCGGTTTGTCTGGGTTAGCTCAATACGATTTTAATCTGGCGATCCGTCTAAAACCTGATCTGGCTGAAGCTTATAATTCTATGGGGGTACATTACACTCAGCAAATGGATTTCATCCAAGCTTATGAAGCCTTTGATGCCACCTTAGATATTAATCCAGATATGGAATTTGCATTCTTAAACCGTGGCATTGCCTTATATTATGGTGGCCGTCCGGATTTGGCAGTTCGTGATTTTGGTACGTTTTATAACAAAAATGCTTCCGACCCTTATCGTGCCCTTTGGAGTTATCTGGCTTCCAGTGAAATAGATAAACCACAGGCAATGATTGAGTTAGCTCAGCAACGTAAAAATTTAGATGAAGACAACTGGGCAACTCAATTAGTTGATTTGTATCTTGAAAGAACAACTGAAGGTGAACTCTTAAACACCTTGATCATTGGTGTCACCAGCCAACAGCAATTGACTGACAGACTATGCGAAGCCTATTTCTATTTAGGAAAATACCACTCTGCAAGAGGCAACAGAGGTGTAGCATCAAACTATTTTAAACTCGCGTTAAGTACTAACGTATTTGAGTATGTTGAACACCGTTATGCTCGTCTAGAACTTAATTTATTGCGTGATGAAGCCAATAAAAACACCACAAACGAGCTACAAACCCAATAA
- the nadA gene encoding quinolinate synthase NadA, whose protein sequence is MSKLFSVKTIEYPFPAKPVALSNLQQQQYVQQIKTLLKQKNAVLVAHYYTDPEIQALAEETGGCISDSLEMARFGRDCEADTLIVAGVRFMGETAKIISPEKTVLMPTLEATCSLDLGCPVDQFSAFCDAHPDHTVVVYANTSAAVKARADWVVTSSIALEIVEHLDSVGEKIIWAPDRHLGAYIAKQTGADMLMWQGECIVHDEFSAKALIDMKHLYPDAAVLVHPESPASVIALADAVGSTTQLINAAKTLPNSHFIVATDRGIFYKMQQAAPGKILLEAPTGGNGATCKSCAHCPWMAMNGLQAIHQSLTDSSGHEIFVDEATRQRALVPLNRMLDFSAQLKMKVTGNA, encoded by the coding sequence ATGTCAAAGCTATTTTCTGTAAAAACCATTGAGTACCCTTTTCCAGCTAAGCCCGTTGCGCTGAGTAATCTGCAACAACAACAATACGTTCAGCAAATCAAAACGCTGCTAAAGCAAAAAAATGCTGTGTTGGTTGCGCATTATTACACCGATCCTGAAATCCAAGCCTTAGCCGAAGAAACTGGCGGCTGTATTTCTGACTCATTAGAAATGGCCAGATTTGGACGTGACTGCGAAGCCGATACTCTAATTGTTGCTGGCGTAAGATTTATGGGCGAAACCGCAAAAATTATCAGCCCAGAAAAAACCGTATTAATGCCCACCCTAGAAGCAACATGCTCACTAGACTTGGGTTGCCCGGTTGACCAATTCTCTGCATTTTGTGATGCCCATCCTGATCACACAGTGGTGGTGTATGCCAATACCTCAGCAGCGGTCAAAGCCCGTGCTGATTGGGTTGTCACCTCAAGTATTGCCTTAGAAATTGTTGAACATTTAGACTCGGTAGGTGAAAAAATTATCTGGGCACCGGATCGCCATTTAGGCGCGTATATTGCCAAACAGACTGGCGCCGATATGTTGATGTGGCAAGGCGAATGTATCGTACACGACGAATTCTCAGCTAAAGCGCTGATAGATATGAAACACCTCTATCCTGATGCGGCGGTTTTAGTACACCCCGAATCGCCTGCTAGTGTGATTGCTTTAGCTGATGCGGTTGGTTCAACCACTCAGTTGATCAATGCAGCTAAAACCTTACCGAATAGCCATTTTATCGTGGCTACCGATCGCGGTATATTTTACAAAATGCAGCAAGCTGCACCGGGTAAAATATTATTAGAAGCTCCAACAGGCGGCAATGGCGCAACCTGTAAAAGCTGCGCCCACTGCCCATGGATGGCCATGAATGGTTTGCAAGCTATCCACCAATCATTAACCGATAGCAGTGGCCACGAAATCTTTGTGGATGAAGCCACGCGCCAACGCGCCTTAGTGCCTTTAAACCGTATGCTCGACTTTTCAGCTCAATTAAAAATGAAAGTGACGGGTAACGCCTAG
- a CDS encoding DUF1244 domain-containing protein, protein MNPQQKLATEASAFRELLKHLDANKDVQNIDLMILADFCRNCLSKWYMAGAKDQGIEIDYDQAREAVYGMPYSEWKGNHQLAATPEQMAAFEARQAAQK, encoded by the coding sequence ATGAACCCACAACAAAAACTCGCCACCGAAGCTTCCGCTTTTAGAGAATTACTCAAACATCTAGATGCGAACAAAGATGTGCAAAATATTGACTTGATGATCCTTGCAGACTTTTGCCGTAATTGTTTATCAAAGTGGTATATGGCGGGTGCTAAAGATCAAGGTATTGAGATAGATTACGATCAAGCACGTGAAGCTGTATATGGCATGCCATACAGTGAATGGAAGGGCAACCATCAGTTAGCCGCTACACCAGAACAAATGGCTGCGTTTGAGGCGCGACAAGCGGCGCAAAAATAA
- a CDS encoding GntP family permease has protein sequence MQDIINTASPFFLLCVAALSIIALLLLIIKLRVNAFVALILVSFCTAVIAGIPSEAVVPTLMNGFGGTLASVALLVGLGAMIGKLLEISGGAQVLADKLIGTFGANKAPLALGIASLIFGFPIFFDAGLIVMMPIIFSVAKRFGGSLLIYALPAAGAFAVMHAFVPPHPGPVAAAGFLGADIGLLLLVGLLVAAPTWYLGSYLFGVYAGKKFNIPLMSLLSSQEPKPQPDKLPRFATVMSLLLLPMLLIFLDTGLNTLTAAGIIDGSSPLTKVLRMIGKTPIALLITLLVCLIVFAKDYGMKELDRLCSESLAPICGVILITGAGGMYGGVLRSSGIGDALAGLLTDTGMPVIVAAFVIATCLRVAQGSATVALTTTAALISPMVLATVDLSALYLCFIVIAIAGGATVLSHFNDSGFWLVSRLLGMDEKTTLRTWTVMETLLGTIAFLIVWVLSLVF, from the coding sequence ATGCAAGATATTATAAACACCGCAAGTCCATTTTTTTTACTCTGTGTCGCCGCACTGTCTATTATTGCACTACTATTATTGATCATAAAATTACGCGTTAACGCATTTGTCGCACTTATCTTGGTAAGTTTCTGCACCGCTGTGATTGCCGGTATTCCAAGTGAAGCAGTTGTGCCAACATTAATGAATGGTTTTGGCGGTACGCTTGCCTCTGTCGCCTTGTTGGTTGGACTGGGTGCGATGATCGGGAAACTGTTAGAAATCTCTGGCGGTGCTCAGGTACTAGCAGATAAATTAATCGGGACATTTGGTGCAAATAAAGCCCCCCTCGCCCTAGGCATAGCCTCATTGATATTTGGATTCCCGATATTTTTCGATGCCGGTTTAATTGTGATGATGCCAATAATTTTCAGTGTAGCTAAACGTTTCGGAGGGTCTTTACTCATTTATGCACTACCCGCTGCCGGTGCATTTGCGGTAATGCATGCTTTTGTACCGCCTCACCCTGGGCCTGTTGCCGCTGCAGGTTTTCTGGGCGCGGATATTGGTCTTTTATTGTTAGTGGGATTACTGGTTGCTGCGCCAACATGGTATCTGGGCTCCTATTTGTTTGGCGTATATGCCGGCAAAAAATTCAATATTCCACTCATGAGTCTACTTTCTTCCCAAGAGCCGAAGCCACAACCTGACAAACTTCCTAGGTTTGCCACCGTCATGTCATTATTGCTGTTACCCATGTTACTTATTTTCCTAGATACGGGCCTCAACACCCTGACTGCCGCTGGCATCATAGATGGCTCCTCCCCCCTCACAAAGGTTTTGCGAATGATTGGTAAAACCCCCATCGCATTACTTATAACCTTGTTAGTTTGTTTGATTGTTTTTGCAAAAGACTACGGGATGAAAGAATTAGATAGACTATGCAGTGAATCCCTTGCACCAATATGTGGTGTTATCTTAATTACCGGTGCCGGAGGAATGTATGGTGGGGTATTACGTTCTAGCGGAATTGGTGATGCGCTAGCCGGATTGCTCACAGACACAGGCATGCCGGTTATTGTAGCTGCGTTTGTCATTGCTACTTGTCTTAGAGTTGCCCAAGGATCAGCGACTGTCGCACTCACCACCACAGCAGCACTCATATCCCCTATGGTGTTAGCAACAGTTGACCTGTCGGCACTCTATCTTTGCTTTATTGTTATTGCAATAGCGGGTGGTGCAACTGTTTTGTCCCATTTCAACGATTCTGGTTTTTGGCTGGTGAGTCGATTACTCGGTATGGACGAAAAAACCACGTTAAGAACATGGACAGTAATGGAAACATTATTGGGGACTATCGCATTTTTAATTGTGTGGGTGCTAAGTTTGGTCTTTTAA
- a CDS encoding PQQ-binding-like beta-propeller repeat protein: MVHNNNIYFTADKRTSEFQKSYRDLVALDNNGQQLWRKRVSDYPSQTGSGLSKVVAYQNQVIYTGLDIFAFDAQTGDTLFKRLCNCGGRQDRFVNGAINYKGELVFYDEGRLFKLDLSSYELTGQFADIVTFEGDLVLSTPAIDSNNNIYFGSEAGILYSFDDNLALRWRFELPNPQVLEAPHIRSSVAIDESRDTLYFGT, encoded by the coding sequence GTGGTACATAACAATAATATCTACTTTACGGCTGATAAACGCACAAGTGAGTTCCAAAAATCTTATCGTGACTTAGTCGCGCTTGATAATAATGGCCAACAACTATGGCGAAAACGGGTATCTGATTACCCTTCTCAAACGGGCTCGGGTTTATCCAAAGTTGTGGCCTACCAAAATCAGGTGATCTACACCGGTCTCGACATTTTTGCCTTTGATGCCCAAACAGGTGACACTTTATTTAAGCGACTTTGTAACTGTGGTGGTCGTCAAGATCGTTTTGTAAATGGTGCCATCAATTATAAGGGGGAATTGGTATTTTATGATGAAGGTCGGCTATTCAAACTTGATTTAAGTAGCTACGAACTCACTGGTCAGTTTGCAGATATTGTTACCTTTGAAGGGGACTTAGTGTTATCAACACCCGCCATTGACTCCAATAATAATATATATTTTGGATCGGAAGCAGGCATTTTATATAGTTTTGACGATAACCTAGCATTGCGCTGGCGTTTTGAATTACCCAATCCACAAGTGCTTGAAGCTCCCCATATTCGCTCATCAGTGGCCATAGACGAGTCAAGGGATACGCTTTATTTTGGCACATAA
- a CDS encoding PQQ-binding-like beta-propeller repeat protein, which produces MAHKNNVDSEFYALDLNTKAVKWKTSIAGDVYVSPTLDDSGNIYFSSETNLFYAYKSSGELAWQYDLKANVTWSSPVIDSQGIAYIGTLSESDLSASNATGKLVAINTGSNGLMPNTWAKIHRDNQNSGVAK; this is translated from the coding sequence TTGGCACATAAAAATAATGTGGATAGTGAGTTTTACGCATTGGACTTAAACACCAAAGCGGTTAAATGGAAAACCTCTATTGCTGGCGATGTGTATGTGTCGCCAACATTAGACGACAGCGGAAATATTTACTTTTCATCAGAGACCAATTTATTTTATGCCTACAAATCTAGTGGTGAGCTTGCATGGCAGTATGATTTAAAAGCCAATGTAACTTGGTCGTCACCGGTAATTGATAGTCAGGGGATTGCCTATATAGGTACATTATCTGAATCCGATTTATCGGCAAGTAATGCAACGGGTAAGTTAGTCGCTATTAACACTGGTAGTAACGGCTTAATGCCTAATACTTGGGCTAAGATTCATCGCGACAATCAAAACAGTGGTGTAGCAAAATAA
- a CDS encoding glutathione S-transferase family protein, giving the protein MLKLYGSTTSPYVRRLRIWLANTEHEFVNLQIFAEQDRQILAAKNPAMKIPMLEDSSDKNSQIIFDSRIIYRYLTDKFDDPLLSWEQENQLTLIDSANDSLVQMFILSNSDIQPDEDKLYFKLQKERVNAVLVHLNDMVAKRQFTSWNYPAVCLYCLIDWIEFRNLHNMQGLTDLLAFHDDNAQRIEVTATNPRK; this is encoded by the coding sequence ATGTTGAAATTATACGGTTCTACTACTTCCCCCTATGTACGCCGTTTACGTATATGGTTGGCAAATACTGAACATGAATTTGTCAATTTGCAGATCTTTGCAGAACAAGACAGGCAGATCCTTGCGGCCAAAAATCCTGCTATGAAAATACCCATGTTAGAGGATAGTTCTGATAAAAATTCGCAGATCATTTTTGATTCGAGGATCATCTATCGTTATTTAACCGATAAATTTGATGATCCTTTACTGAGTTGGGAGCAAGAGAACCAACTGACTCTCATAGACTCAGCTAACGATTCTTTGGTGCAAATGTTTATCCTATCTAACTCTGATATTCAGCCTGACGAAGACAAACTATATTTTAAGCTGCAAAAAGAGCGTGTGAATGCGGTATTGGTGCACTTAAATGATATGGTGGCAAAACGACAGTTTACTAGTTGGAACTACCCTGCAGTATGCCTTTACTGCTTAATTGATTGGATAGAGTTTAGAAATTTACATAATATGCAGGGTTTAACCGATTTATTGGCTTTCCATGATGACAATGCTCAACGTATTGAAGTGACTGCGACAAATCCACGAAAGTGA
- a CDS encoding gluconokinase — protein sequence MSNIEMENKRSSKLVVVMGVSGCGKTTLGQAIANHLDFIFLDADAFHSEEAIKQMSAGIPLTDEQRNPWIDRICSQLHQLELQNKSCVLAYSGLKQQHRQLIFGSYNCSLGILLEADQTLIAQRMTVREGHFMSPQLLSSQISSMEPININNVKSAFKSPNENIKLLTLSAVESVDSSLLKSINFIH from the coding sequence TTGTCAAATATTGAGATGGAAAATAAACGATCATCTAAGTTGGTGGTTGTCATGGGCGTGTCTGGATGCGGTAAAACAACACTAGGCCAAGCAATCGCTAATCATCTTGATTTTATTTTTTTAGATGCCGACGCTTTTCATAGCGAAGAAGCTATTAAGCAAATGTCAGCAGGGATCCCCTTAACTGATGAGCAAAGAAATCCTTGGATAGACCGTATTTGCAGTCAGCTACATCAACTTGAATTGCAAAATAAAAGCTGTGTATTAGCGTATTCTGGATTAAAACAACAACACAGGCAGTTGATTTTTGGCTCGTACAATTGCTCCTTGGGAATTTTACTTGAGGCGGATCAAACATTAATTGCGCAGCGTATGACAGTTAGGGAGGGACATTTTATGTCACCACAATTGTTAAGTAGTCAAATCTCATCGATGGAGCCTATTAATATAAATAACGTTAAAAGCGCTTTCAAAAGCCCTAATGAAAACATTAAATTACTTACCTTAAGTGCCGTAGAGTCTGTTGATAGTTCATTGCTAAAGTCGATTAACTTTATTCACTAA
- a CDS encoding beta-phosphoglucomutase family hydrolase produces MPDLSRYKGIVFDMDGTLIDSMGAHGLAWRRTCEKYAYPFDGQYIHNLGGVPTRDIVKLLNEKHGLSHDLDQVTETKRLAFLDLKDSPSVIDDTFQVMLRYQGILKMGVGTGSERNNAISMLTDTGLLERLETVVTATDVTHGKPHGETFITVAKNMGLQPNECVVFEDTEVGRQAAQNAGMDCIMVINGKIVIPE; encoded by the coding sequence ATGCCAGATTTAAGCCGCTACAAAGGGATAGTGTTTGATATGGACGGAACCTTGATTGATTCAATGGGCGCACACGGCCTAGCTTGGCGACGAACCTGTGAAAAATATGCTTATCCCTTTGACGGACAGTACATACATAACCTTGGTGGCGTGCCTACCAGAGATATTGTTAAACTTCTGAATGAAAAACATGGTCTAAGCCATGACTTAGACCAGGTCACTGAAACTAAACGCCTAGCGTTTCTCGACCTTAAAGATAGCCCAAGCGTTATCGACGATACATTCCAAGTGATGCTACGTTACCAAGGCATACTTAAAATGGGGGTAGGTACCGGCTCAGAGCGAAATAACGCCATCAGCATGCTCACCGATACTGGCCTGCTAGAACGTCTTGAAACCGTTGTGACTGCAACGGATGTCACTCATGGAAAACCCCATGGCGAAACGTTCATAACCGTCGCCAAAAACATGGGCTTACAGCCAAACGAGTGCGTGGTCTTCGAAGATACCGAAGTAGGCCGTCAAGCCGCCCAAAATGCAGGCATGGACTGTATTATGGTCATCAACGGCAAGATAGTCATACCAGAGTAA
- a CDS encoding (2Fe-2S)-binding protein has translation MSQSVKINDKSYPIDVEGDMPLLWFLRDKLELTGTKYGCGMGVCGACTVHIDGQATRSCVMPVSAVAGKTITTIEGLSENGDHPLQKAWLANKVPQCGYCQAGQIMNAASFLATNKTPSSDDIDNAMQGNICRCGTYQRIKQAVSDAAEEMYKEA, from the coding sequence ATGAGTCAAAGTGTTAAAATTAACGATAAAAGTTATCCTATCGATGTCGAGGGTGACATGCCCTTGTTGTGGTTTTTGAGGGATAAACTCGAGCTAACAGGCACCAAATATGGTTGTGGAATGGGTGTTTGTGGTGCCTGCACTGTTCATATCGATGGGCAGGCAACCCGTTCATGTGTGATGCCCGTTTCGGCCGTGGCAGGTAAAACTATCACTACGATAGAAGGTTTGTCGGAAAATGGTGACCATCCGCTGCAAAAAGCATGGTTGGCCAACAAGGTGCCACAATGTGGTTATTGTCAGGCGGGTCAAATTATGAATGCGGCCAGCTTTTTAGCCACCAATAAAACCCCTAGTAGCGACGATATCGACAATGCTATGCAAGGTAATATCTGCCGTTGTGGTACGTACCAACGTATCAAACAAGCGGTTTCTGATGCAGCTGAAGAAATGTATAAGGAAGCTTAA
- a CDS encoding xanthine dehydrogenase family protein molybdopterin-binding subunit produces MTTSNQNTVSNQSRRKFLKQSGLATGGLVLGISLPQTTIAGFKMGQDSPFNPNAFIHIADNGDTLIYCGRCEMGQGISTALPAAVADELEADWTRVSIKQGEGNEEKYGPQATGGSASIRVMYIPMREAGAAAKVMLVAAAAKVWGVSAAECKAENHFVINNNNQQKLSYGDLASLAANEAVPDSVTLKEKKDFKYIGKDIARHNQGDIVVGKLTYGVDTKMPGLKYAAMTHCPVMGGKLKSVDKTAAMAVKGVLDIIEIPRFNVPFGSLGGVAVVADNTWTAQQALKKLNIEWDLGEHKSYDSKAYKAQLVKNVESPAQLAAERGDITKAFAEAEHVMKATYTGGHLSHAPMEPNASVVWVQKDSCEVWAATQSPGDIQKVLAQYLERDPKDIYVNVTMAGGAFGRKFKCDYVHEAAVLSQAVNAPVQLIWSREEDMRTGYYHSINAQHIEAAVDKDGNVTGWLHRAAFPAIASLFDPSLDRAPASALSDIDDHPFGIANYRSESGEAIAHTRIGWYRAVYAIFYGFAFGSAADELAHKTKQDTVSLLNSIYDNNKNAEQAEQIARSKGALAMAAKMSNWANRDKLPSNQGLGIAVHFSFNSYVAMAVRVEVNGDDIKVLEVDAVVDCGQVLNLDSARAQMEGAIVMGMSLSLRTEVVFRDGAVVNSNYHNYPVVRINEMPQVNVHFTENDFKPTGLGEPGLGPFAPALANAVFAASGKRYRDLPFKPMSM; encoded by the coding sequence ATGACTACTTCAAACCAAAATACCGTTTCTAATCAAAGTCGTCGTAAATTCCTTAAACAATCAGGTTTAGCAACCGGTGGTTTAGTGTTGGGTATTAGTTTACCGCAAACCACAATCGCCGGTTTTAAAATGGGCCAAGACAGCCCCTTTAATCCTAATGCCTTTATCCATATAGCCGACAACGGCGACACCTTAATCTACTGTGGCCGCTGTGAAATGGGCCAAGGTATCAGCACTGCATTACCTGCCGCAGTAGCCGACGAGCTTGAAGCCGATTGGACGCGGGTGAGCATTAAACAAGGTGAAGGTAACGAAGAAAAATATGGTCCTCAGGCCACAGGTGGTTCGGCCAGTATTCGCGTTATGTATATTCCTATGCGTGAAGCAGGCGCCGCAGCTAAAGTTATGTTAGTGGCGGCTGCAGCAAAAGTGTGGGGTGTGTCAGCTGCAGAATGTAAGGCTGAAAACCACTTTGTTATCAATAACAACAATCAACAAAAACTCAGCTATGGCGATTTGGCAAGCCTTGCCGCTAATGAAGCTGTGCCAGATAGCGTCACCCTAAAAGAAAAGAAAGATTTTAAATATATAGGCAAAGACATCGCTAGGCACAACCAAGGCGACATCGTAGTAGGTAAATTAACCTATGGCGTGGACACCAAAATGCCCGGGTTAAAATATGCCGCCATGACCCACTGCCCAGTGATGGGTGGCAAGCTAAAAAGTGTCGATAAAACTGCAGCCATGGCAGTCAAAGGTGTGCTGGATATAATTGAAATCCCTAGGTTTAACGTGCCTTTTGGATCGCTTGGCGGCGTGGCCGTTGTGGCAGATAACACCTGGACTGCTCAACAAGCCCTTAAAAAACTGAATATTGAATGGGATTTAGGTGAGCATAAAAGTTACGACTCTAAGGCGTATAAAGCGCAGCTAGTCAAAAATGTTGAAAGCCCAGCACAGCTTGCAGCCGAGCGCGGTGATATTACTAAAGCCTTTGCAGAAGCCGAGCATGTGATGAAAGCCACTTACACAGGCGGGCATTTGTCTCACGCACCCATGGAGCCCAATGCTTCCGTGGTGTGGGTCCAAAAAGATAGCTGTGAAGTATGGGCAGCCACACAAAGCCCCGGCGATATTCAAAAAGTATTAGCGCAATACCTAGAGCGCGACCCAAAAGATATCTACGTCAATGTGACTATGGCTGGTGGTGCGTTTGGGCGTAAGTTCAAGTGTGATTACGTGCACGAAGCCGCAGTGTTGTCCCAGGCCGTGAATGCGCCGGTGCAACTTATTTGGTCTCGTGAAGAAGATATGCGTACCGGTTATTACCACTCGATTAACGCTCAGCACATTGAAGCTGCAGTGGACAAAGACGGTAATGTTACTGGGTGGTTGCACCGTGCCGCTTTCCCCGCTATTGCTTCATTGTTCGACCCATCCCTTGACAGAGCACCGGCAAGTGCATTGAGCGATATTGATGACCATCCCTTTGGGATAGCAAATTATCGCAGCGAATCAGGTGAAGCCATTGCGCATACGCGTATCGGTTGGTACCGCGCTGTTTACGCCATTTTTTATGGCTTTGCTTTTGGCAGTGCGGCCGATGAATTAGCTCACAAAACTAAACAAGATACGGTTAGCTTATTAAACAGCATTTACGACAACAACAAAAACGCTGAACAAGCTGAACAAATCGCACGCTCAAAAGGTGCCCTTGCAATGGCTGCCAAAATGTCTAACTGGGCTAACCGAGACAAGTTACCGAGTAATCAAGGACTCGGTATCGCGGTGCACTTTAGCTTTAACAGCTACGTTGCTATGGCTGTTCGAGTCGAAGTTAATGGCGACGACATCAAAGTGCTTGAAGTGGACGCAGTAGTCGATTGTGGTCAAGTGTTAAACCTTGACAGTGCTAGAGCACAAATGGAAGGTGCTATAGTGATGGGCATGTCGTTGTCATTGCGGACTGAAGTGGTATTTAGAGATGGCGCTGTGGTTAACTCAAACTACCATAATTACCCCGTAGTGCGAATCAACGAAATGCCTCAGGTTAATGTGCACTTCACCGAAAATGACTTTAAACCAACTGGTTTAGGTGAACCTGGCTTAGGCCCATTTGCGCCGGCATTAGCAAATGCCGTATTTGCAGCCTCGGGTAAACGTTATCGAGATTTGCCGTTTAAACCTATGTCGATGTAG
- a CDS encoding LacI family DNA-binding transcriptional regulator: protein MSRFMAKSRSANRVTLKDVAKKAGVSAITVSRVVNDYAGVRENIREKVEAAISELGYISNRSASILASSRSKLIGVLIPSLSNVVFNNVLRGIYDITGPANYQVLLADTHYSPIEEERSIRTLLGQSPEGLIVTGGEQTNAAKAMLKASGIPVVQIMDKVESPIDINVGFSHFEAGAAVAQSLLTKSYLKIGFIGARMDPRTCSRLAGFKSVLTAANCLDSKLIITNPHPSSVAMGATLFRELMAVTEGDCDAVFCCNDDLALGALHECKKMHLDVPNKFGVFGFNDIEMAAYAEPALSSVSVNRYQMGRRAMELIFERLNNLEVSSNIQPSYINTGFELLMRKSTR, encoded by the coding sequence ATGTCTCGTTTTATGGCTAAATCACGCAGTGCTAACAGAGTAACGTTAAAGGACGTTGCGAAAAAAGCGGGCGTGAGCGCCATTACGGTTTCTAGAGTAGTAAATGACTATGCGGGTGTACGTGAAAATATTCGTGAAAAAGTAGAGGCTGCAATTAGTGAACTTGGTTACATATCTAACCGCTCAGCGAGTATTTTAGCTTCATCTCGTTCAAAACTCATTGGTGTGTTAATTCCATCATTATCTAATGTGGTATTTAACAATGTTTTACGTGGAATTTACGACATTACAGGCCCTGCTAATTATCAAGTGTTATTAGCTGATACCCATTATTCACCGATAGAAGAAGAACGATCAATTCGTACTTTACTTGGTCAATCTCCTGAGGGTTTAATTGTTACCGGTGGCGAACAAACCAATGCTGCCAAAGCCATGCTTAAAGCGTCAGGTATACCCGTGGTGCAAATTATGGATAAAGTCGAGTCGCCAATAGACATCAACGTTGGTTTTTCTCACTTTGAAGCTGGCGCAGCCGTAGCTCAATCGTTATTGACAAAGTCATATTTAAAAATTGGTTTTATTGGCGCTAGAATGGATCCCAGAACCTGTAGCCGACTAGCCGGTTTTAAGTCGGTACTTACTGCTGCTAACTGTTTGGATTCAAAACTAATTATCACTAACCCACACCCCTCTTCAGTTGCCATGGGGGCAACGTTATTTAGGGAATTAATGGCGGTGACAGAAGGTGATTGTGATGCTGTTTTTTGTTGTAACGATGACTTAGCCTTAGGTGCATTACATGAATGTAAAAAAATGCATCTTGACGTACCAAATAAATTTGGCGTATTTGGCTTTAATGACATTGAAATGGCAGCATACGCTGAACCAGCATTATCCAGTGTTAGTGTTAACCGATACCAAATGGGTCGCCGTGCAATGGAACTGATATTTGAACGTTTAAATAATCTAGAAGTAAGTTCCAATATTCAACCAAGCTATATTAATACAGGGTTTGAGCTACTGATGCGTAAGTCGACACGGTAA
- the cdd gene encoding cytidine deaminase: protein MALDLTAEHKMLLALATKAQKNAHAPYSNFQVGAAILDENAQLHASCNVENAAYPLGQCAEAGAISAMIASGSKQIKHILIASPNDNFCPPCGGCRQKIAEFADTQTEVHLATKDGQLKTVKFTDLLPLAFGFDKE, encoded by the coding sequence ATGGCACTTGACTTAACAGCCGAACACAAAATGCTTTTGGCACTAGCCACTAAAGCACAAAAAAATGCCCACGCACCTTATTCAAATTTTCAGGTGGGCGCAGCCATTCTGGATGAAAACGCCCAGCTGCATGCCAGCTGTAATGTTGAAAACGCTGCCTACCCGCTAGGTCAATGTGCCGAAGCAGGCGCCATATCCGCTATGATTGCGTCTGGTAGTAAACAGATTAAACACATCCTCATCGCCAGTCCTAACGATAATTTCTGCCCACCATGTGGCGGTTGCCGTCAAAAAATCGCTGAGTTTGCGGATACCCAGACAGAGGTACATTTGGCGACCAAAGATGGTCAACTCAAAACTGTTAAGTTTACAGACTTGTTACCTTTGGCATTTGGGTTTGATAAAGAATAG